One Deltaproteobacteria bacterium DNA segment encodes these proteins:
- a CDS encoding cupin domain-containing protein, which yields MQPAKKLAPEAKPHTQKFSLRTPYMKQGRITQLVAETENMWIHTKINYEGGENEIHTHLDEDHSFIVLEGQMSVFDEKGGEIKVEKHQGVMIPKGAYYRYLNTGTENLVVIRVGAGIKGKAQGGEDMRVRPDGKPLIASSEENKTVSPLEDTRFFADSAG from the coding sequence ATGCAACCAGCAAAAAAACTCGCACCGGAAGCCAAACCGCACACGCAAAAATTTTCCCTGCGCACGCCCTACATGAAGCAGGGACGGATTACCCAGCTCGTCGCCGAGACTGAGAATATGTGGATCCACACCAAGATCAATTACGAGGGCGGCGAGAATGAAATTCATACTCATCTCGATGAAGACCACTCTTTTATCGTTCTCGAAGGCCAAATGAGCGTCTTCGACGAAAAGGGCGGTGAGATCAAAGTCGAAAAACACCAGGGCGTGATGATCCCCAAGGGCGCCTACTATCGCTATCTCAACACCGGCACGGAGAACTTGGTCGTGATCCGCGTCGGCGCGGGCATCAAGGGCAAAGCGCAAGGCGGTGAGGATATGCGCGTGCGTCCGGACGGCAAACCGTTGATCGCTTCTTCGGAAGAGAACAAGACCGTGTCGCCGCTCGAAGACACGCGCTTTTTTGCCGACTCGGCTGGATAA